A region from the Candidatus Effluviviaceae Genus I sp. genome encodes:
- a CDS encoding B12-binding domain-containing radical SAM protein has protein sequence MSLPKLEIIVLFQNLGDQEAYFARSPAPPLSGVLLAGLTPPIVEVSLRNEMVRPIDYDADADFVALSFMDFCAPHAYQVAARFRAKGKTVVAGGKWVTAFPDDAAPHFDAIVVGEAERVWPAVVEDLVARRLKKRYDAPFAPPLDGIPPPRYDLVEPVFDAPVVTEATRGCPYDCSFCQLTVRRAPFRTRPIGEVINDLSATSKLPLRKRKLAMLYDNNLGGDLGYAKDLLREIAKLDLWALGTQFSFDCLHDDEFVDLLAKAHCTMAFIGLESLSEPSLASVHKRQNKVAEYRELFDKLRHHGIMTMTGLMLALDEDTPEYYADLPSKLDEIDPSVILLSISIPIPGTPFHRRALEQGRIIDSDLSHYEGDHLVIRPKRVTPEQVFDAFVRVNESFYSRRKIARRWWRLVSSYRRERNPLAWCFHAGVMSYVFLKLSTFQRDHAEQRVYPLRASKGLGVTSGAAAGR, from the coding sequence ATGAGCCTGCCCAAGCTCGAGATCATCGTGCTCTTCCAGAACCTCGGCGACCAGGAGGCGTACTTCGCGCGCTCGCCGGCGCCGCCGCTCTCGGGTGTCCTGCTCGCAGGTCTCACGCCGCCGATCGTCGAGGTCTCGCTTCGGAACGAGATGGTCCGCCCCATCGACTACGACGCCGACGCGGACTTCGTCGCGCTCTCGTTCATGGACTTCTGCGCGCCGCACGCCTACCAGGTGGCGGCGCGGTTCCGCGCGAAGGGGAAGACCGTGGTCGCAGGCGGGAAGTGGGTGACGGCCTTCCCGGACGACGCCGCGCCGCACTTCGACGCGATCGTCGTCGGGGAGGCCGAGCGCGTGTGGCCCGCGGTCGTCGAGGACCTCGTCGCCCGGCGTCTGAAGAAGCGCTACGACGCCCCGTTCGCGCCGCCGCTCGACGGCATCCCGCCGCCGCGCTACGACCTCGTGGAGCCCGTGTTCGACGCGCCCGTCGTCACCGAGGCGACGCGCGGCTGCCCCTACGACTGCAGCTTCTGCCAGCTCACGGTCCGCCGCGCGCCGTTCCGCACGCGCCCGATCGGCGAGGTCATCAACGACCTGAGCGCGACATCGAAGCTCCCGCTTCGCAAGCGCAAGCTCGCGATGCTGTACGACAACAACCTCGGCGGCGACCTGGGGTACGCGAAGGACCTGCTCCGCGAGATCGCGAAGCTCGACCTCTGGGCGCTCGGGACGCAGTTCAGCTTCGACTGTCTTCACGACGACGAGTTCGTGGACCTCCTCGCGAAGGCCCATTGCACGATGGCCTTCATCGGGCTCGAGTCGCTCTCCGAGCCCAGCCTCGCGTCCGTCCACAAGCGGCAGAACAAGGTCGCGGAGTACCGCGAGCTCTTCGACAAGCTCAGGCACCACGGCATCATGACGATGACGGGACTCATGCTCGCGCTCGACGAGGACACGCCGGAGTACTACGCGGACCTTCCTTCGAAGCTGGACGAGATCGACCCGAGCGTGATCCTCCTTTCCATCTCCATCCCGATCCCCGGGACGCCGTTTCATCGCCGCGCGCTCGAGCAGGGGAGGATCATCGACAGCGACCTCTCGCACTACGAAGGTGATCACCTCGTCATCCGGCCGAAGCGAGTGACGCCCGAGCAGGTGTTCGATGCGTTCGTGCGCGTGAACGAGTCGTTCTACTCGAGGCGGAAGATCGCGCGGAGGTGGTGGCGACTGGTCTCAAGCTACCGACGAGAGCGAAACCCGCTTGCGTGGTGCTTCCACGCGGGCGTCATGTCGTACGTGTTCCTGAAGCTGTCGACGTTCCAAAGGGACCACGCCGAGCAGCGCGTGTATCCGCTTCGCGCATCGAAGGGGCTCGGCGTCACGTCGGGCGCCGCCGCGGGCCGCTAG
- a CDS encoding SDR family NAD(P)-dependent oxidoreductase, which yields MRIEGRHAIVTGASSGIGRAIAIELARRGAALTLAARRLDRLESAAREIAERFPSAPAAVAVACDVSDPAQARSLIGGAVERVGDIDVLVNNAGVSVFGDAARTSVDDYTRVFAVNFYGALHCMRETLPFMLRRGSGLIVNVVTTAALHGVPYLAAYGASKAALAAMSQSYRAELAGTGVGVMLVYPGYTRTEIFEAEKRVGGARRPPGRYAPPESVARATVRGIEAGGRDVFLTARGRALNVLRGIAPFVVERAMRSIARELREEP from the coding sequence ATGCGCATTGAGGGCAGGCACGCGATCGTGACGGGCGCCTCGTCGGGGATCGGGCGCGCGATCGCCATCGAGCTCGCGCGGCGCGGGGCGGCGCTGACGCTGGCCGCGCGGAGGCTCGACCGTCTGGAGAGCGCGGCCCGCGAGATCGCCGAGCGGTTCCCGTCCGCGCCGGCCGCGGTCGCCGTCGCCTGCGACGTCTCCGACCCCGCTCAGGCGCGCTCGCTCATCGGAGGGGCCGTCGAGCGGGTCGGGGACATCGACGTCCTCGTCAACAACGCGGGCGTGAGCGTGTTCGGGGACGCCGCGCGGACCTCCGTCGACGACTACACGCGGGTGTTCGCCGTGAACTTCTACGGGGCGCTCCACTGCATGCGGGAGACGCTGCCGTTCATGCTGCGGCGCGGGTCGGGGCTCATCGTGAACGTTGTCACGACGGCCGCGCTCCACGGCGTGCCGTACCTCGCGGCGTACGGAGCGAGCAAGGCCGCGCTCGCCGCGATGAGCCAGTCGTACCGCGCCGAGCTCGCCGGGACCGGCGTCGGCGTCATGCTCGTCTATCCCGGCTACACCCGGACCGAGATCTTCGAGGCCGAGAAGCGCGTCGGCGGGGCGCGGCGACCGCCCGGCCGCTACGCGCCGCCGGAGAGCGTCGCGCGGGCGACCGTCCGAGGCATCGAGGCCGGCGGGCGCGATGTGTTCCTCACCGCCCGCGGCCGTGCGCTGAACGTCCTGCGCGGGATCGCGCCGTTCGTCGTGGAGCGGGCGATGCGCTCGATCGCGCGCGAGCTCAGGGAGGAGCCATGA
- a CDS encoding class I SAM-dependent methyltransferase — protein MSLPTVYVQFSSREDRSRFVAERFAKHLRGSVLDVGCFEAPLRTLLSEASYVGVDVAGRPDIVLDLEKAERLPFDDDAFDTVLCVDVLEHLDNLHALFDELMRVSRGRVIVSLPNCWNIARRRIERGKGRIVHYGLPHARPADRHKWFFNTTEAAEFIRGRAGRVGVEVEELFVTERPRSQALRALRRLAHPGERYQNRYACTVWAVLRKPRSSSDRD, from the coding sequence GTGTCGCTGCCGACCGTCTACGTGCAGTTCTCCTCGCGCGAGGACAGAAGCAGGTTCGTGGCGGAGAGATTCGCCAAGCACCTGCGCGGATCCGTGCTCGACGTCGGGTGCTTCGAAGCGCCGCTCAGGACGCTACTCAGCGAGGCATCGTACGTGGGTGTTGACGTCGCCGGCAGGCCGGACATCGTGCTGGACCTCGAGAAGGCCGAGCGGCTGCCGTTCGACGATGACGCCTTCGACACCGTGCTCTGCGTGGACGTTCTCGAGCACCTCGACAACCTCCATGCGTTGTTCGACGAGCTGATGAGAGTCTCGCGCGGGCGTGTCATCGTGTCTCTGCCGAACTGCTGGAACATCGCGCGGCGGCGCATCGAGCGGGGGAAGGGCAGGATCGTGCACTACGGGCTGCCCCACGCGCGGCCTGCGGACAGACACAAGTGGTTCTTCAACACGACCGAGGCGGCGGAGTTCATCCGCGGCAGGGCGGGTCGGGTCGGTGTCGAGGTCGAGGAGCTCTTCGTCACCGAAAGGCCGAGGAGCCAGGCACTGAGGGCGCTCCGGCGGCTCGCGCATCCGGGCGAGAGGTACCAGAACAGGTACGC